GTGTTATTATCCACATAGCTTCAATTCAGGGAAAACTGCCCCTGTATGATTCTACATTGCCTTATGCTGCTGCAAAAGCAGGACTAATCAATTACAGTAAAAGTTTATCAAATGAAGTTACTCCAAAAGGTGTTCGCGTGCTGACAGTTTCACCGGGATGGATAAATACAACCGCATCCAAAGACTGGCTGGGAGAGATTGCAAGAAATGCAAACAGTACTATAGAAGAAGCCCAACAAAGTGTTATGAATGCATTGGGAGGAATACCTTACGGCAGACCTGCCGAACCTGAAGAAGTAGCTGAATTAGTTGGATTTCTTGTTTCACCAAGAGCCAGTTATTTAACAGGTACTGAATTTGTAATCGATGGCGGAACAGTACCAACCATTTAATAATCTTAAAAAATAATACCATGAACTTACCAAAAGTAATAACAGATTTAGTGAATGCACAGAATCGTTTTGACAGCATTGCCTACTCCAATTGTTTTTCTGAAACCGCTGTAGTTTTTGATGAAGGTAAAACACATAAAGGAAGATCAGATATCCAAAATTGGATTGAAGAATCCAACCAAAAATACAGGTCAGTGATGAAACCTCTTGAATATACTGAAAATGGCACAACGAGCGTATTATCTGCAGAGTGTTCCGGCACCTTTCCCGGAAGCCCAATTATATTAAAATTTCATTTTGATATTGTTGATGACCAAATTCAGCATCTAAAAGTGACTGAATAAAAAAACAAAGAGAGCGACTGAAAATCAGATATTCTCTTTGTTTTTTTTAAGCTTACAGTATAATATTACTGCACAGTCATAGAAATATTTACGTTTGAAGAAACAAAATATTGATAATTAAAATCTAGTAAAAATTAAACTCGCATCGATTTTCAAAACACATAATCTCTGCGCAAGCGATCGCAATCCAAGAAACGCATTCGCTTACGCAGAGAAATTATAAAGACTTTTATTTGCAGTTTTTAAATCCTACAGACTTTATAGTTATTTATATTGAAAACCAACCTTTTACATCATCTTCAATAGTTTCTCTTAATGTAAGATGATTAAATTCATTAGTTACAGGGTTGTATTGATAGTCTTCCTGCCACTCTTCAATGTTTACAATGATTTGTTCAACAGCTTTACAGATAAATAAAAGTTCTTCATTTTTCATTGTTGGATGAAGTGAAACTCTTACCCAGCCGGGTTTATCGGTTAAATTTTTCTCAAGGATTCCACTGGTGATTTCTTTTGATTTTTTTTCATCAATATGGAACAGATAATGAGCATATGTACTTGCACACGACCAACCGCCTCGCACCTGAATTCCGAAACGGTCATTTAATAATCTTACGATCAAATTATAGTGAATATTCTCTACGGTAAACGAAACACAGCCAATTCTTTCGGTTTTTAAATCGCCCAGAATTGTCAATCCTTTTATTTTTTGCAGTTCAGCAAAACAAAGATCCAACAGTTCTTTTTCTCTGTTTTTCATTTTTTGAACATTCATTTTATCTTTTAGTTCCAGACACAATGCAGTACGCATAACCTGCAGAAATCCCGGAGTTCCACCGTCTTCTTTAACCTCAATCGCATCACTGTAATGGTAGCCGCCCCACGGATTGGTACATTTTACATTTCCTCCGCCTGGATTATCCGGAAAATGAGACTTGTATAGTTTTTCATTGAAAACTAAAATCCCGCATGTTCCAGGTCCGCCCAGAAATTTATGAGGCGAAAAGAAAATCGCATCCAATTGTTCTTCGGGATTTTCTGGATGCATATCGATTGAAACATATGGTGCCGAAGCTGCAAAATCGACAAAACAATAACCGCCATTTTGATGCATTATTTTAGCCAATTCATAATACGGTGTAATAATTCCCGTAACATTCGAACAAGCTGTAAAGGAACCTATTTTAAGCGTTCTGTTCTCGTATTTTTTAATTTCCTGTACCAATATTTCTGGATCGACTAGATTGTCTTTTCCGCAGGGTAAAACCACAACATCAGCAATAGTTTCGTACCAAGGAACCTGATTAGAATGATGTTCCATGTGTGTAATAAAAACTACTGGTCTTTCATCATCAAAATTCAATTTTACATTGTAAATGTTGTCTTTGGAACGTAGTCCCATAATACGCTGTAATTTGTTTAAGGCAGCTGTCATTCCAGTTCCAGCTGCAACAAGACAGTCTGCTTCGGATGCATTTACATGTTTCTTAATCAATTCTCTAGCATATTGATATGCATACGTTGAAGCTTTTCCAGTCTGGCTGGAAAATGAATGCGTATTGGCAATCATAGGACCTATTTTTCGAAGCATAATATCCTCGATAGGAACATATAGTCTTCCGCTGGCAATCCAATCTGCATATAGAACTTTTTGTGGTCCGTAAATCGATTCGAAACTATGATTGAATCCAATTGTATTTTCTCTGAATTCAGAAAAGTAATTTTCGAGTTCGCTGGGTTTTGTTTTCAAAATAGTATCCATTTCATTCATTTGCTAAAGCATTTTTACTTTTTAAAATTTTTAATTCCACCCTGCAGCCAATTGTAATATTCTTCTATATCAGGATTATAGGCTGAAGTTTCTGTTAAAGAATTACTTTTATGATCTACAATTACATAAAATGGCTGTGCATTAGCTTTATACGTTTTAATTTGTAAATCGCTCCATTTGTTTCCAATGGTTTTGATTTTTTTGCCAGTCGTTTCAGAAACATATTGTTCGCTTTCAGGCAGTTCTTTTTTATCATCAACATACAATGAAATTAAAACGACATCATTATTCAAAACGCCTAGAACTTTTGGATCTGACCAAACTAATTCTTCCATTTTTCGGCAGTTTACGCAGGCATATCCCGTGAAATCTAATAGGACTGGTTTTCCAACTTTTTTCGCATATTCCATTCCTTTATCATAATCATGGAAAGTGATAATGTTCTGCGGACCGTGTTCTGCACCTTCTGGCAGCGAACCTGTAACTTTTAATTCAGAATTACCCGAAACCCCTAGTCCGTTTGGAGATTCGCTGTAGTGCATGGGCGGAGGAAATCCGCTGATTAATTTAAGAGGTGCACCCCAAAGACCTGGAATTAAATAAATAGTAAAAGTTAAAACGATCAGTCCGAAACTTAATCTTCCTACTGAAATATGGTTTAAAGGCGAATCATGCGGAAGCGTAATTTTCCCGAATAAATAAAAAGCCAGCATTCCGAAGACGGCAATCCAAATAGCAAGGAAAATTTCTCTTTCCAGCCAATGCAATTGCAGAACTAAATCGGCATTTGATAAAAATTTGAAAGCGAGAGCCAATTCTAAAAACCCTAAAACTACTTTTACGGTATTCAGCCATCCGCCTGATTTTGGCAACGCATTTAACCAGCCTGGAAAAGCTGCAAATAATGAAAATGGTAATGCAATAGCAATCGAAAATCCTAACATTCCAACAATTGGAGCGATTCCGCCCTTTGAAGCCGCTTCCACCAATAAAGTTCCTACGATTGGTCCTGTACAAGAAAATGATACAATGGCTAAAGCCAAAGCCATAAAGAAAATTCCAATCAATCCTCCTCTATCCGCTTGCGAATCGACTTTGTTGGCTAACGAACTTGGTAATACAATTTCGAAAGCTCCTAAAAACGAACAGGCAAAAACAACCAATAAAACAAAGAAAATCAAGTTGAACCAAACGTTGGTTGAAAGTGCATTGAGCGAGTCTGCACCAAAAACTGCCGTTACAATTGAGCCCAATAAAACATAAATAATTACGATAGAAATTCCGTAAATCATGGCGTTTCTAATTCCTGCCGCTTTGGTTTTACTCTGTTTTGTAAAATAACTTACCGTCATCGGAATCATTGGAAAAACGCAAGGCGTTAACAATGCTGCAAATCCAGATAAAAATGCTACAATAAAAATCGTCAGTAATCCTCTCGATTCGGTTTTCTTTGGTAAATGAGACGCTGTTTCTGAAGTTTTCTCGTCAGGTTGAACAACCGTTTTTTCTGGTGTTACAGAATCTGTTTTTACAATTGGGGTTTCTTCCGCAGCAGCCGCTTTTTTCTCATTCGGAATTTTAAAAATCAATTCTTCTGTAGATGGCGGCAAACAATTACTGTCGTCGCAAACCATAAAATCTACTGCTGCAGAAATGTTCGCAATCTCGTTTGACGTAAATTTGATTTTTTGGGTAAAAAGTGCTTTATCTTCAAAATATTTGATTTTCATATCGAAGATTTTATCGACTGTTTCGTGTCCTTTGTCTTCGGTTATTTTTCCAATTAATTCGAATTTTTTCGGCTGATTATTGAACGAAAAAGCTGTTGGCGAAGGTCCGCCTTCTTCAATATATTGTCCGTACAAATGCCAGCCCGATTGTATTTTCGCCTTAGCTTTTAAAATATATTCTCTTTCTGAAATTTTCTCTACAGTGGTTG
This is a stretch of genomic DNA from Flavobacterium endoglycinae. It encodes these proteins:
- a CDS encoding SDR family oxidoreductase gives rise to the protein MDYQNELSGRIALVTGGTKGTGKAIAERLLQAGATVIITARNASEKENSKLHFIPSDLSTKEGAEKVINEVLSSYGRLDILVNNLGSSATPAGGFSTLTDEDWESTLQANLLAPVRLDRGFLPQMIDKKSGVIIHIASIQGKLPLYDSTLPYAAAKAGLINYSKSLSNEVTPKGVRVLTVSPGWINTTASKDWLGEIARNANSTIEEAQQSVMNALGGIPYGRPAEPEEVAELVGFLVSPRASYLTGTEFVIDGGTVPTI
- a CDS encoding protein-disulfide reductase DsbD family protein — encoded protein: MRNTIIAFLLLISVSMFGQMYNPVKWSTTVEKISEREYILKAKAKIQSGWHLYGQYIEEGGPSPTAFSFNNQPKKFELIGKITEDKGHETVDKIFDMKIKYFEDKALFTQKIKFTSNEIANISAAVDFMVCDDSNCLPPSTEELIFKIPNEKKAAAAEETPIVKTDSVTPEKTVVQPDEKTSETASHLPKKTESRGLLTIFIVAFLSGFAALLTPCVFPMIPMTVSYFTKQSKTKAAGIRNAMIYGISIVIIYVLLGSIVTAVFGADSLNALSTNVWFNLIFFVLLVVFACSFLGAFEIVLPSSLANKVDSQADRGGLIGIFFMALALAIVSFSCTGPIVGTLLVEAASKGGIAPIVGMLGFSIAIALPFSLFAAFPGWLNALPKSGGWLNTVKVVLGFLELALAFKFLSNADLVLQLHWLEREIFLAIWIAVFGMLAFYLFGKITLPHDSPLNHISVGRLSFGLIVLTFTIYLIPGLWGAPLKLISGFPPPMHYSESPNGLGVSGNSELKVTGSLPEGAEHGPQNIITFHDYDKGMEYAKKVGKPVLLDFTGYACVNCRKMEELVWSDPKVLGVLNNDVVLISLYVDDKKELPESEQYVSETTGKKIKTIGNKWSDLQIKTYKANAQPFYVIVDHKSNSLTETSAYNPDIEEYYNWLQGGIKNFKK
- a CDS encoding aminotransferase class V-fold PLP-dependent enzyme, with product MDTILKTKPSELENYFSEFRENTIGFNHSFESIYGPQKVLYADWIASGRLYVPIEDIMLRKIGPMIANTHSFSSQTGKASTYAYQYARELIKKHVNASEADCLVAAGTGMTAALNKLQRIMGLRSKDNIYNVKLNFDDERPVVFITHMEHHSNQVPWYETIADVVVLPCGKDNLVDPEILVQEIKKYENRTLKIGSFTACSNVTGIITPYYELAKIMHQNGGYCFVDFAASAPYVSIDMHPENPEEQLDAIFFSPHKFLGGPGTCGILVFNEKLYKSHFPDNPGGGNVKCTNPWGGYHYSDAIEVKEDGGTPGFLQVMRTALCLELKDKMNVQKMKNREKELLDLCFAELQKIKGLTILGDLKTERIGCVSFTVENIHYNLIVRLLNDRFGIQVRGGWSCASTYAHYLFHIDEKKSKEITSGILEKNLTDKPGWVRVSLHPTMKNEELLFICKAVEQIIVNIEEWQEDYQYNPVTNEFNHLTLRETIEDDVKGWFSI
- a CDS encoding nuclear transport factor 2 family protein; translated protein: MNLPKVITDLVNAQNRFDSIAYSNCFSETAVVFDEGKTHKGRSDIQNWIEESNQKYRSVMKPLEYTENGTTSVLSAECSGTFPGSPIILKFHFDIVDDQIQHLKVTE